In Mesorhizobium sp. INR15, a genomic segment contains:
- a CDS encoding ferritin-like domain-containing protein, whose translation MRAYKAPKKLDDLFHDTLKDIYFAEKKIVSTLPKMAKAAHSADLKAAFEKHLTETKGHVERLEKVFAVIGKKPTAKTCAAIVGITDEGAEIMEEYKGAPALDAGLLAVAQAVEHYEISRYGTMRTWAEELGLTEAVNLLDATLEEEKMTDLSLTQLATSAVNRAAEATV comes from the coding sequence ATGCGCGCTTACAAAGCACCGAAGAAGCTTGACGATCTTTTTCACGACACGCTGAAAGACATCTATTTTGCCGAAAAGAAAATCGTCTCGACCTTGCCGAAAATGGCCAAGGCGGCACACAGCGCCGATCTTAAAGCTGCGTTCGAGAAGCACCTGACCGAAACCAAGGGGCACGTCGAACGGCTCGAGAAGGTTTTTGCCGTAATTGGCAAGAAACCGACCGCCAAGACCTGCGCCGCAATCGTCGGCATCACCGACGAAGGCGCCGAGATCATGGAAGAATACAAGGGAGCACCTGCACTGGACGCCGGCCTGCTCGCCGTGGCGCAGGCTGTCGAGCACTATGAGATTTCGCGCTACGGGACCATGCGCACCTGGGCGGAAGAACTCGGCTTGACTGAAGCCGTCAACCTGCTGGACGCGACGCTTGAAGAAGAAAAGATGACCGACCTGTCGTTGACCCAGCTCGCAACATCTGCGGTCAATAGGGCTGCCGAGGCTACGGTCTAA